From a single Oscarella lobularis chromosome 20, ooOscLobu1.1, whole genome shotgun sequence genomic region:
- the LOC136199299 gene encoding uncharacterized protein, whose product MVEGNPTCDITVNLTACTNAGLRQSSFPNDFGHRSAADAESAFTTAFGFSDLDDSCSPDVALFACLLYFPECRVNNAIGDNIVRRPCRDFCERMQVDCADISALRNVSCDSFSFWNPASPTACYDPFHLIVINEIDVETNQDNALQFVELWDYGMGDTPLDNFVFIGSGTGSAADLTLPMAGLTSSNGYFVLGKEGLANADANIFKLFGGTRAIAIYRDFFSNFSPDFSLTSKNVVDAVVYHTEQGITSSLLIDVYYAGQESLFDTVDRGSISRCISFLPLTSSAYLFVNATPGDLNDCAQKHLQTNITTKEINIDRCCANTSIFCAFNIKGNRSTNDGYCQNRNLWKSRNSPIYLASISLSSAVCTKSSEALATIQPLVEQNILVESCPIDCIERESISR is encoded by the exons ATGGTAGAAGGAAATCCCACGTGCGACATCACAGTCAACTTGACAGCTTGCACTAACGCCGGATTACGTCAATCGAGTTTCCCCAACGACTTCGGTCACCGCAGCGCTGCGGACGCGGAATCGGCGTTCACGACTGCTTTCGGCTTTAGCGACCTCGACGACTCCTGTTCGCCGGATGTCGCTCTGTTCGCCTGTTTACTTTACTTCCCCGAGTGTCGCGTCAACAACGCTATTGGAGATAACATCGTGCGACGCCCTTGTCGAGATTTCTGCGAGCGGATGCAGGTCGATTGTGCCGACATTTCCGCTCTTCGGAACGTCTCTTGcgactccttttctttttggaaTCCAGCAAGTCCGACGGCGTGCTACGATCCTTTTCACCTGATCGTCATTAATGAAATCGATGTGGAAACGAATCAAGACAATGCACTTCAATTTGTCGAGTTGTGGGACTACGGTATGGGAGATACACCACTGGATAACTTTGTTTTTATTGGCAGCGGAACTGGCTCGGCAGCTGATCTTACTTTGCCTATGGCTGGATTAACAAGTTCGAATGGCTATTTTGTCCTTGGCAAAGAAGGCTTAGCCAATGCAGATGCAAACATTTTTAAATTGTTCGGTGGTACAAGGGCTATTGCAATATATAGAGACTTCTTCTCGAA TTTCTCCCCAGATTTCTCGTTGACATCAAAAAATGTCGTGGATGCAGTCGTCTATCACACTGAACAAGGAATTACAAGTTCTTTACTTATTGATGTTTATTATGCAGGCCAGGAATCGTTGTTCGACACAGTGGATCGTGGCTCAATTAGTCGGTGCATCAGCTTTCTACCACTCACCTCTTCTGCCTATTTGTTTGTCAATGCGACGCCTGGAGATTTGAATGACTGCGCCCAGAAGCACCTTCAAACTAACATtacaacaaaagaaatcaatatcGATCGTTGCTGCGCCAATACATCTATCTTTTGTGCCTTCAA TATCAAGGGAAATCGTAGCACCAATGATGGTTACTGTCAAAATCGTAATTTATGGAAAAGTCGAAATTCTCCGATCTATCTTGCTTCAATCAGCCT AAGCAGTGCTGTGTGCACCAAAAGTTCCGAAGCATTGGCAACTATACAGCCGTTGGTCGAACA AAATATTCTGGTGGAAAGCTGCCCTATCGACTGCATAGAAAGAGAGAGTATATCACGCTAA
- the LOC136199301 gene encoding uncharacterized protein → MSNATDNLFHQSSKNNTKVKMGSVHVVDFGKNMEYSPDQKVYVIGHGANLSSAHESWMQGDQVYLARGIPDPVQINNESAWEFYNGTSESWTKTLDKSLPLYTWLNRSGIATMTYLPV, encoded by the exons ATGAGCAACGCTACGGACAACTTATTTCATCAGTCGAGCAAGAACAATACAAAAGTCAAAATGGGTTCAGTACACGTG GTTGATTTTGGCAAAAACATGGAATATTCACCGGATCAAAAG GTGTACGTGATTGGCCACGGTGCTAATCTTTCGTCTGCTCACGAGTCGTGGATGCAG GGCGATCAAGTTTACTTAGCCCGAGGCATACCCGATCCGGTTCAAATTAATAACGAATCGGCTTGGGAGTTCTACAACGGTACTTCTGAGAGTTGGACTAAGACGCTCGACAAGTCGCTGCCTCTATACACTTGGCTTAATCGATCAGGCATTGCAACAATGAC GTATTTGCCTGTCTGA
- the LOC136199241 gene encoding aklanonic acid methyltransferase DauC-like, whose translation MALAETNETGVHASTYSKLSKHAQLSEGQKFLDRILQPRSGDRVLDFGCGTGNLTLHLAEKIGPKGFLVGVDPDLERIKIAQSRLQSYENIKILHGSIDEAKPFALYDVITSNQVIHWIPRDNHEEYVGKFFDLLRPGGRVGFTTGDDHKGILREISANQYENSYESFIAATGWSLSPLSYWESLFRDAGFEIVYSSKEDNCVVFPDERTLLDWWEATTAGYFSAARRTPEKLLNKYKLKRDEPIPVYASLLDVVAKKPS comes from the coding sequence ATGGCACTAGCCGAGACAAACGAAACTGGAGTGCACGCTTCAACCTACAGCAAGCTTTCGAAGCATGCTCAACTATCTGAAGGCCAGAAATTCCTCGATCGCATTCTGCAGCCTCGAAGTGGCGATCGCGTTCTCGATTTTGGCTGCGGAACAGGGAACCTAACGCTCCATTTAGCAGAAAAAATCGGGCCAAAAGGTTTCCTCGTAGGAGTGGACCCCGACTTAGAGCGAATCAAAATCGCCCAAAGCCGACTCCAAAGCTACGAGAATATAAAAATACTTCACGGTTCAATAGACGAAGCGAAACCGTTTGCACTTTACGATGTTATCACCTCAAACCAAGTGATACACTGGATACCTCGCGACAACCACGAAGAGTACGTTggaaaattctttgatttgctgAGACCAGGTGGACGTGTCGGCTTCACGACGGGGGACGATCACAAAGGCATCTTACGAGAGATCTCTGCAAATCAATATGAAAATTCCTACGAATCGTTTATAGCTGCTACGGGATGGAGTTTGTCTCCGCTTTCCTACTGGGAATCGCTTTTCAGAGACGCCGGCTTCGAAATCGTATACAGCTCGAAAGAGGATAACTGTGTCGTCTTCCCGGACGAAAGGACATTACTCGATTGGTGGGAAGCGACGACTGCGGGCTACTTCAGCGCCGCTCGTAGAACACCGGAGAAACTGCTGAACAAAtacaaattgaaaagagaCGAACCGATTCCTGTCTACGCTTCTCTTCTGGACGTTGTGGCTAAGAAACCGAGTTAG
- the LOC136199300 gene encoding uncharacterized protein → MRGDQVYLARGIPDHVQINNESAWEFYNGTSESWTKTLDESLPLYTWLNRSGIATMKYLPVLKRYIMCITTPTVSPFSASQFGTYLLESVSMTGPFSLITYMKEFGPENILLTFQANLSIPKLKRLTASCT, encoded by the exons ATGCGG GGCGATCAAGTTTACTTAGCCCGAGGCATACCCGATCATGTTCAAATTAATAACGAATCGGCTTGGGAGTTCTACAACGGTACTTCTGAGAGTTGGACTAAGACGCTCGACGAGTCGCTGCCTCTATACACTTGGCTTAATCGATCAGGCATTGCAACAATGAA GTATTTGCCTGTCTTGAAAAGATACATCATGTGTATAACGACTCCAACTGTTTCTCCGTTCTCCGCTAGTCAGTTCGGCACTTATCTTTTGGAATCGGTCTCTATGACTGGGCCTTTCAGTCTTATAACATACATGAAGGAGTTTGGCCCGGAAA ATATTTTGTTAACATTTCAAGCAAATTTGTCCATTCCCAAATTGAAAAGATTGACAGCGAGTTGTACTTGA
- the LOC136199298 gene encoding uncharacterized protein, translating to MYLANVGAILYYPEVDGLKDIVFTSPTWVIKALSAFVTASKPGPNLEPEWNYLKKTGIMSSELMKYRLKQMRQGAKSVSGGSDSSEDDNPESIENENKLIVRLLQLLDVIAPLAELSANEFYVPSMLRESFLSSRTRWEEHTYSSLFPAPLIVIPTKLKFVPECLYFRLVTRFLNLYSKKPRVSRHQCIFLVNDEESSVRVEVELLYQSRGKWVALTIRFINKEEDPKKISRKFLASIKNEFRRRMKSICQQGMRGFKYSICCQIKEAIQIEKELGIDLSNLAVIYSDEEEYSPSVAQLSNPFDEPLAANGEDFLQINVWFEQLPAICEGSLPKVIDPALIRAVATLAAKANWELLVPFLRAEVGASGVVQYREKYRSHLLRSIAVIEDWVQDKGSEATVDVLIKVCEQCSIHRHNVEAAYRQQIAFQ from the exons atgtATCTTGCCAATGTTGGAGCAATTCTCTACTACCCAGAAGTAGACGGCTTGAAAGACATTGTTTTTACGAGTCCTACGTGGGTAATCAAAGCTCTATCAGCGTTTGTCACGGCTTCTAAGCCGGGTCCGAATCTGGAACCGGAGTGGAATTACCTTAAAAAAACAGGAATAATGTCTAGCGAACTAATGAAGTACCGTCTCAAGCAAATGAGACAAGGGGCCAAGTCAGTTAGCGGTGGTTCCGATTCTTCAGAGGACGACAACCCTGAGAGcattgaaaatgaaaataaactAATCGTTCGGCTTTTGCaacttcttgacgtcatcgcaccTCTTGCTGAATTGTCTGCAAATGAATTTTATGTTCCGTCGATGCTAAGggagtcgtttctttcgtcgcgaacTCGCTGGGAAGAGCACACTTACTCATCTCTTTTTCCGGCTCCTCTTATCGTCATTCCTACAAAACTGAAGTTTGTTCCTGAATGTCTCTACTTCCGTCTTGTGACCCGTTTTCTAAATTTGTATTCGAAAAAGCCTCGAGTTTCTCGTCACCAATGCATCTTTTTGGTGAACGATGAAGAATCGTCAGTACGAG TTGAAGTGGAATTGTTGTATCAGAGCCGAGGCAAATGGGTAGCTCTAACAATTCGTTTCATcaataaagaagaagacccAAAAAAGATTAGCCGGAAGTTCTTAGCCTCGATCAAAAACGagtttcggcgacgaatgAAGTCCATTTGTCAACAGGGCATGCGAGGTTTCAAATACAGCATATGTTGTCAAATAAAAGAAGCCATCCAGATCGAGAAGGAGTTGGGTATTGATCTCAGTAATCTTGCTGTGATTTAtagcgacgaggaggagtATTCTCCGAGCGTTGCCCAACTCTCGAATCCGTTTGATGAACCACTGGCTGCGAATGGtgaagattttcttcaaataaACGTTTGGTTCGAGCAACTACCGGCTATTTGTGAAG GTTCGCTTCCTAAGGTGATAGACCCCGCCTTAATTCgtgccgtcgcgacgctAGCAGCAAAAGCAAATTGGGAACTCCTTGTTCCCTTTTTAAGAGCAGAAGTCGGTGCTTCCGGCGTGGTGCAGTACAGAGAGAAGTACCGCAGTCACTTACTTCGGTCTATTGCGGTCATAGAGGATTGGGTGCAAGACAAGGGCTCCGAGGCAACAGTAGATGTCCTCATTAAAGTTTGTGAGCAGTGTAGTATTCATCGCCATAACGTCGAAGCCGCTTACCGGCAACAAATTGCTTTTCAGTAG
- the LOC136199242 gene encoding radial spoke head 10 homolog B-like: MKRTREDAIEIFTPDRPYTIYCRSRNEKKFWLQKLNDSVQGYLRQCAGKSNSGEKIEIQIRAAAFHYKNGRHYVGQWNDAKRHGRGHLTWPNKTSYSGDWVEHERCGEGELTYNTGERYKGHGEEDMPNGYGETRYCNDDVYKGQWKDGIKHGKAVIELASGDRFEGTFVNGEIEGKGVWQSSSTKSKYEGNWKESQRNGDGEMHFPSGNVYKGEFRNNFLEGRGKMTYADGSTYNGLWKKNQRNGHGVYTGTNGEEYDGRWFEDRPHLQGKCKYSNGDVYDGQWNSGKRHGIGVFTFANGDVYEGQFKSDCITGKGTFTYADKSHCEGETLNGMRHGEGVMTYSSGFQYKGRCENVREGEGEMDWGGGTTYKGQWKGDKMHGKGLFMSKLNGATMYDGEWENGRRHGKGAEIMLREKYDGEWQDDKKHGRGFRKLVSGATEHQMWQRGILVSGSETTAAELPTITPNEF, from the exons atgaaaagaa cgcGAGAGGATGCCATTGAGATTTTTACTCCTGATCGTCCCTACACGATCTATTGTCGTTCGaggaacgagaagaaattttgGCTTCAGAAATTGAATGATTCCGTTCAAGGATATCTTAGGCAGTGCGCTGGGAAGTCGAATTCCGgcgagaaaattgaaattc aaattcGCGCTGCTGCTTTTCATTATAAAAACGGTAGGCATTACGTAGGGCAATGGAATGATGCCAAG CGTCATGGACGTGGTCATCTCACGTGGCCCAATAAAACGAGCTACTct GGGGATTGGGTTGAACATGAACGATGTGGGGAAGGAGAGTTGACTTATAATACGGGAGAACGATATAAGGGACACGGGGAAGAAGACATGCCCA ATGGGTATGGGGAGACGAGATACTGCAATGATGACGTTTATAAGGGGCAGTGGAAGGATGGGATTAAACACGGAAAA GCTGTTATTGAGTTAGCTAGTGGGGATCGTTTTGAAGGGACTTTTGTTAACGGAGAAATTGAAGGGAAAGGGGTGTGGCAGTCGTCCTCTACAAAATCTAAATATGAAGGAAATTGGAAAGAATCTCAG AGAAACGGAGACGGAGAAATGCATTTCCCTTCTGGAAATGTTTACAA aggGGAGTTTCGAAATAATTTCCTTGAGGGGCGTGGCAAAATGACGTATGCCGACGGTTCCACATACAACGGACTGTGGAAGAAGAATCAA CGTAATGGTCACGGGGTATATACGGGAACCAACGGTGAAGAGTATGACGGACGATGGTTTGAGGATCGTCCCCACTTGCAGGGAAAGTGTAAATACAGCAACGGAGACGTCTACGACGGACAATGGAATAGCGGAAAA cgTCATGGCATTGGTGTTTTTACCTTTGCGAATGGGGACGTATACGAAGGGCAGTTTAAAAGCGATTGCATCACTGGAAAGGGGACGTTTACGTACGCTGATAAATCGCACTGTGAAGGAGAAACTCTCAATGGAATG agGCATGGTGAGGGAGTGATGACGTATTCGAGTGGCTTTCAATACAAGGGCAGGTGTGAGAATGTTCGTGAGGGAGAGGGGGAAATGGATTGGGGCGGCGGTACGACGTATAAGGGCCAGTGGAAGGGAGATAAAATGCACGGGAAGGGGCTCTTTATGAGTAAATTGAACGGGGCTACGATGTATGATGGAGAATGGGAAAATGGGCGGAGACACGGTAAGGGAGCCGAGATAATGTTACGCGAGAAATATGACGGGGAATGGCAGGATGATAAGAAACATGGGCGTGGTTTTCGAAAATTGGTTTCCGGGGCGACGGAACATCAAATGTGGCAACGAGGAATTCTAGTAAGTGGCAGCGAAACGACCGCAGCTGAACTGCCAACAATTACTCCTAAtgaattttaa
- the LOC136199100 gene encoding uncharacterized protein isoform X2 has protein sequence MARYLISAGADMEASAWFDMTPFLSSAANGNRELMEVLIENGCNIRAEGSYGEALAYASVWGHLGIAKRLIELGLDVNHKSNRGNTSLHWACRWDYVEISEYLLSVGADIEAVNFEGRTPFLVAIGYGNGRVMNFLILKGCNIYAQDKRNRGAIEIAHSKNRVSLKEKLVNIFSEREATSSTDKEITADKREEAIPKPEAEETTLRADSKSFRSSPTISAFVLGEQTLIVSSKLQSRHDRAEKERNIANSEKESLAELVQELQRRLDKSEKKSITACTEKESLTEDLRSSQHLVQELQRLVEEEKAFSRATERNLHSSQQFVRDLQKEKDTILSEHKEKMTEVEKASQYLRERIARAETDIRRMSERSAQLEQERDEARLVAQEAQRNLSQYESVHQFSSPDVIISDVKLGGGSHGDVRVGRWRGCNVAVKTFFDFLRVDEYLRRLEQEISICSQVHHPNIVSLLGVITQDGIPLRLVSELLEASLSDIIAVAGGRLSLREQVDVAVGCSSGICYLHGLGILHGDIRSTNVVVTSLMQAKICDLGAARFSEVSSLSAGLMSPDYIAPERLKLGEHNTKMADVYSLGVTFIELMTGEKPAPRKRMTQGTSVNHPSIRRLGLRMVDPICSNRPLATDCLARLEGIQASDEEYKCCPAKRMVKGKVYGGEKVELVGEPWS, from the exons ATGGCAAGATATTTGATTTCTGCTGGAGCAGACATGGAAGCTAGTGCATGG tttgATATGACGCCCTTTCTCTCATCCGCTGCGAATGGAAATAGAGAATTGATGGaagttttaattgaaaatggATGCAATATTCGTGCAGAGGGCAGC TATGGTGAAGCTTTGGCATATGCGAGTGTGTGGGGTCATTTGGGGATTGCCAAACGACTCATTGAATTGGGATTGGATGTCAATCATAAATCTAATCGG GGCAACACTTCCCTTCATTGGGCATGTCGATGGGATTACGTTGAAATTTCAGAATATTTGCTTTCAGTTGGGGCAGATATTGAAGCTGTCAATTtc GAAGGAAGAACGCCGTTTTTGGTAGCTATTGGCTATGGAAATGGAAGAGTGATGAATTTTCTAATTCTAAAGGGATGCAATATTTATGCACAGGACAAA AGAAATAGAGGAGCCATTGAAATCGCTCATTCGAAAAATCGCGTTtcgctgaaagaaaaactcgtGAATATTTTCAGCGAGCGAGAGG CGACTTCTTCTACAGATAAAGAAATTACTGCGGATAAAAGAGAGGAAGCAATTCCAAAACCTGAA gcagaagaaacgactttgAGAGCAGATTCAAAGTCTTTTCGATCTTCACCCACTATAAGCGCTTTTGTCTTGGGAGAGCAGACTCTCATCGTGTCTTCAAAG TTGCAAAGTCGCCATGATAGGgcggaaaaagagagaaatatTGCCAATTCGGAGAAGGAAAGTCTTGCAGAG CTAGTACAAGAGCTGCAACGTCGCCTTGATAAgtctgaaaaaaagagtaTCACTGCTTGTACGGAGAAGGAAAGTCTTACCGAAGATCTCCGCTCGTCCCAACAT CTTGTACAAGAGCTGCAACGTCTCgtggaagaggagaaagctTTTTCTCGAGCTACAGAGAGAAATCTTCATTCGTCTCAACAG TTCGTCCGTGACCtgcaaaaagagaaggacaCTATACTTTCAGagcacaaagaaaaaatgactgAAGTTGAAAAGGCGAGTCAGTACCTCCGTGAGCGAATTGCTCGAGCAGAAACGGATATTA GAAGGATGTCTGAACGTTCCGCTCAACTGGAGCAGGAACGCGATGAAGCACGACTAGTTGCTCAAGAAGCGCAAAGAAATTTGAGCCAATACGAAAGCGTGCATCAATTTTCCTCCCCCGACGTTATcataagtgacgtcaaactcgGTGGTGGATCGCACGGAG ACGTTCGTGTGGGTCGTTGGCGCGGGTGCAATGTCGCCGTCAAGACAttcttcgactttcttcGCGTTGATGAatatcttcgtcgtctggAGCAAGAAATCTCAATCTGCAGCCAAGTTCATCATCCGAACATCGTCTCTTTGCTAGGCGTCATCACTCAAGATGGCATTCCACTGAGATTAGTATCAGAGCTTCTCGAAGCCTCTCTCTCTGATATCATTGCCGTAGCGGGCGGACGTCTATCTCTGAGAGAACAAGTCGACGTAGCAGTCGGCTGTTCATCTGGAATCTGCTATCTTCACGGACTCGGCATTCTTCACGGAGACATTCGATCAACGAACGTCGTTGTCACATCTCTCATGCAAGCGAAAATCTGCGATTTGGGAGCAGCTCGTTTTTCCGAAGTCTCCAGTCTTTCAGCCGGGCTAATGAGTCCTGATTATATTGCTCCGGAAAGGCTCAAACTTGGTGAGCACAACACGAAAATGGCCGACGTCTATAGCCTCGGCGTGACGTTCATCGAATTGATGACGGGAGAGAAACCAGCAccaagaaagagaatgacgCAGGGAACAAGTGTTAACCATCCTAGCATAAGGCGTCTTGGCCTAAGAATGGTCGATCCCATTTGTTCTAATCGGCCTTTAGCTACGGACTGTTTGGCCAGATTGGAAGGCATTCAGGCGTCTGACGAGGAGTACAAATGTTGTCCAGCGAAGAGAATGGTTAAAGGTAAGGTGTATGGCGGAGAAAAAGTGGAGCTCGTTGGTGAGCCGTGGAGCTGA
- the LOC136199100 gene encoding serine/threonine-protein kinase TNNI3K-like isoform X1, protein MGNSFDAFLSAVENGDTETVSSCIRLYPKKWQTAKRENGETCLHLVRDAGMARYLISAGADMEASAWFDMTPFLSSAANGNRELMEVLIENGCNIRAEGSYGEALAYASVWGHLGIAKRLIELGLDVNHKSNRGNTSLHWACRWDYVEISEYLLSVGADIEAVNFEGRTPFLVAIGYGNGRVMNFLILKGCNIYAQDKRNRGAIEIAHSKNRVSLKEKLVNIFSEREATSSTDKEITADKREEAIPKPEAEETTLRADSKSFRSSPTISAFVLGEQTLIVSSKLQSRHDRAEKERNIANSEKESLAELVQELQRRLDKSEKKSITACTEKESLTEDLRSSQHLVQELQRLVEEEKAFSRATERNLHSSQQFVRDLQKEKDTILSEHKEKMTEVEKASQYLRERIARAETDIRRMSERSAQLEQERDEARLVAQEAQRNLSQYESVHQFSSPDVIISDVKLGGGSHGDVRVGRWRGCNVAVKTFFDFLRVDEYLRRLEQEISICSQVHHPNIVSLLGVITQDGIPLRLVSELLEASLSDIIAVAGGRLSLREQVDVAVGCSSGICYLHGLGILHGDIRSTNVVVTSLMQAKICDLGAARFSEVSSLSAGLMSPDYIAPERLKLGEHNTKMADVYSLGVTFIELMTGEKPAPRKRMTQGTSVNHPSIRRLGLRMVDPICSNRPLATDCLARLEGIQASDEEYKCCPAKRMVKGKVYGGEKVELVGEPWS, encoded by the exons ATGGGCAATAGCTTTGACG CCTTTCTTTCGGCTGTCGAAAATGGAGATACAGAAACCGTTTCTTCATGTATTCGACTTTATCCGAAAAAGTGGCAGACAGCGAAAAGAGAG AATGGAGAAACCTGCCTTCATTTGGTACGTGACGCTGGAATGGCAAGATATTTGATTTCTGCTGGAGCAGACATGGAAGCTAGTGCATGG tttgATATGACGCCCTTTCTCTCATCCGCTGCGAATGGAAATAGAGAATTGATGGaagttttaattgaaaatggATGCAATATTCGTGCAGAGGGCAGC TATGGTGAAGCTTTGGCATATGCGAGTGTGTGGGGTCATTTGGGGATTGCCAAACGACTCATTGAATTGGGATTGGATGTCAATCATAAATCTAATCGG GGCAACACTTCCCTTCATTGGGCATGTCGATGGGATTACGTTGAAATTTCAGAATATTTGCTTTCAGTTGGGGCAGATATTGAAGCTGTCAATTtc GAAGGAAGAACGCCGTTTTTGGTAGCTATTGGCTATGGAAATGGAAGAGTGATGAATTTTCTAATTCTAAAGGGATGCAATATTTATGCACAGGACAAA AGAAATAGAGGAGCCATTGAAATCGCTCATTCGAAAAATCGCGTTtcgctgaaagaaaaactcgtGAATATTTTCAGCGAGCGAGAGG CGACTTCTTCTACAGATAAAGAAATTACTGCGGATAAAAGAGAGGAAGCAATTCCAAAACCTGAA gcagaagaaacgactttgAGAGCAGATTCAAAGTCTTTTCGATCTTCACCCACTATAAGCGCTTTTGTCTTGGGAGAGCAGACTCTCATCGTGTCTTCAAAG TTGCAAAGTCGCCATGATAGGgcggaaaaagagagaaatatTGCCAATTCGGAGAAGGAAAGTCTTGCAGAG CTAGTACAAGAGCTGCAACGTCGCCTTGATAAgtctgaaaaaaagagtaTCACTGCTTGTACGGAGAAGGAAAGTCTTACCGAAGATCTCCGCTCGTCCCAACAT CTTGTACAAGAGCTGCAACGTCTCgtggaagaggagaaagctTTTTCTCGAGCTACAGAGAGAAATCTTCATTCGTCTCAACAG TTCGTCCGTGACCtgcaaaaagagaaggacaCTATACTTTCAGagcacaaagaaaaaatgactgAAGTTGAAAAGGCGAGTCAGTACCTCCGTGAGCGAATTGCTCGAGCAGAAACGGATATTA GAAGGATGTCTGAACGTTCCGCTCAACTGGAGCAGGAACGCGATGAAGCACGACTAGTTGCTCAAGAAGCGCAAAGAAATTTGAGCCAATACGAAAGCGTGCATCAATTTTCCTCCCCCGACGTTATcataagtgacgtcaaactcgGTGGTGGATCGCACGGAG ACGTTCGTGTGGGTCGTTGGCGCGGGTGCAATGTCGCCGTCAAGACAttcttcgactttcttcGCGTTGATGAatatcttcgtcgtctggAGCAAGAAATCTCAATCTGCAGCCAAGTTCATCATCCGAACATCGTCTCTTTGCTAGGCGTCATCACTCAAGATGGCATTCCACTGAGATTAGTATCAGAGCTTCTCGAAGCCTCTCTCTCTGATATCATTGCCGTAGCGGGCGGACGTCTATCTCTGAGAGAACAAGTCGACGTAGCAGTCGGCTGTTCATCTGGAATCTGCTATCTTCACGGACTCGGCATTCTTCACGGAGACATTCGATCAACGAACGTCGTTGTCACATCTCTCATGCAAGCGAAAATCTGCGATTTGGGAGCAGCTCGTTTTTCCGAAGTCTCCAGTCTTTCAGCCGGGCTAATGAGTCCTGATTATATTGCTCCGGAAAGGCTCAAACTTGGTGAGCACAACACGAAAATGGCCGACGTCTATAGCCTCGGCGTGACGTTCATCGAATTGATGACGGGAGAGAAACCAGCAccaagaaagagaatgacgCAGGGAACAAGTGTTAACCATCCTAGCATAAGGCGTCTTGGCCTAAGAATGGTCGATCCCATTTGTTCTAATCGGCCTTTAGCTACGGACTGTTTGGCCAGATTGGAAGGCATTCAGGCGTCTGACGAGGAGTACAAATGTTGTCCAGCGAAGAGAATGGTTAAAGGTAAGGTGTATGGCGGAGAAAAAGTGGAGCTCGTTGGTGAGCCGTGGAGCTGA